The Polyangium mundeleinium genome contains the following window.
GCCCGGCTCGCGTCGCCGGCGCGGCCGAAATGCTCGGCGAGGACCTTGGGATCTTTCTCCCCGGCCGCGAGCAACCACGCGCCCGCCCGCGCGTGCGCCAGGGCGCGATCCCGCTCCGTCAGCGTCGCATAGGAGCCTTCCTGGAGGAGGGAGTGCCGGAAGGCGTATTCGACGCGCCCGGAAAACCGGCTCGTTTTGCGACGGAAGGCAAGCTCGCGTGCTTCGAGGCAAGCGAGCATCGTGGTGACGGATTCGAGGGGCTCGCCGGCGACCGTGGCGAGGGCGTCGGCCCAGAAGGCTTCGCCGAAGACGCTGGCGACGCGCAGGAGGCGACGCTCTTCGGGGCCGAGCGCGGCGAGGCGGGATTCGACGAGGCCAAGCGCGGTCTCGGGCACCTCGCCGCCGCGGCCCTCGGCCACGGCCCGCACGAGCTCTTCCAGGTAAAACGCATTGCCGCCGGCCCGCGCGACGACACGGTCGATTTCCTCGGCCGAGATGCGGTCGCCCATGTAATGCCGCACGAGCTCGGTGGCCGCGCGGCCCGACAATGCGCGGAGGCGGATCTCCTGCGCGTCGTGTTGCTCCCACAGGCGCGGGAAGAGCTGTCGCACCTCGGGCCGGCCGAGCGCGAGCACCACGAACGGGCGGTGCGGGAGGGCGCGGAGCGCGGCGTCGACGAGCTTGATCGAGGCGGCGTCCCCCCATTGCAGGTCTTCGAGCACGAGGAGGCGCGGCCGGGCCGAGAGCTCGGCCGCGAGGAGGTCGACGTACACCTCGCGGATGCGATCGGCCATGAGCGCCGCGCTTTGCCGCGCCGCGCGGAGCTTGGGGCTCTGATCGTCGGGGTAGGGGATGCCCACCATCTCGCCGAGGAATTCGAGGACGTGCCTCTGCCGATCGGGCGCGAGGTGCTTGCCGAACGTGTCTTCGAGCTTCTGGCGGCGCACGGCGAAGGGCTCGCCGGCGGTGATGCGGGCCGTGTGCTGCAGCGCCGCGGCGATGACCGAGAAGGGCGAGCCCTGCCCAAGGAGGTCGCCGCGGCCGAGCTCGATGACGGCGTCGGGCCAGGCGGCGGCGATGCGCGTCTCGACCTCGCGGCGCAGGCGTGATTTCCCCATGCCCGCCGCGCCGATCACGAGCACGGCCCGCGCTTCTCTCTCGTCGAAGCTCGCGTGCACGAGCTCCTCGATCATGCGGAGCTCGCGGTCGCGGCCGAGGTACGGGCTCGCGCGCCCGAGGAGCGTGCGTGCTTCCGCCGGGGCCTCGCGCTCGCCTTCGAGGACAAAATCCCCCGAGGCCAGCGCCACGGCGAAGCGGCCGTCGAGCAGCGCCGCCGTGACCTCGTCCATGAGCACCGAGCCCCACGCGTGGCGCGCGCCGTCCTTCAGGAGCACGACGGCGCGTTCGGCGATCTCGCCGATCGGGGCCTTCCCGTCGGCCTCGCCGAGGCCCGTGACGAGGGCGATCGCGCTCGGGGGCAAGAGGGGGCGGAGCGCGAGCGCGGCCCGCGCGGCCCGGATGGCGAGGTCGCTCGCGCTGCCCTCGCCGGAGAGGGTGACGAAGAGCGCGCCGTTCGCGAGCGCCGAGGCATGGGCGCCGAACGGGCGTACGGCCTGCTCGATCGCCGTGACGCGGACGTTGCCGTGCTGCTGGGGCTCGGCGCGCGGGCCCGTCTCCTCCGGTGCGTGGGGCAGGACGGCGACGATGGAGAAGAGGCGCCGCTCCGTGTGCCCGAGATCCGCGCGGCCCGGCGGCGGGCGCATCGAGCCGCGGTCGACGTCCATCGATTCGAGCGCGCGCGCCACCACGCCCGCGTCGCGGGGCCTTCCGTCGGGGTCCTTCGCGAGCAGGCTCGCGACGAGCTCGTCGAGCGCGCGGGGCGTCTCGGGTCGGAGGTCACGCAGGCGCGGCACCTCCTCGAAGAGCAGCCTCGCGAGCAAGGCCATCACGTGGGTGCCCTCGAACGCGGGCCGGCCCGTCACGCACTCGAAGAGCACGGCGCCGAGCGAGAACAGGTCGGCGCGGCCGTCGACCCGAGGTGTTTCGCCGCGCGCCTGCTCGGGCGCCATGTAGCCCGGGGTGCCGATCGTCATCCCGCTCTCGGTGACCCGCCGCGAGGTGCGCACGGTCTGGGCAATGCCGAAATCGATCAATCGGACCTCCTCCACGGAGGAGCCGATCAGGAGCAGGTTGCTCGGCTTGATGTCGCGGTGGATGACCTCGTGGTGGTGGGCGGCTTCGAGCGCCCGCGCGACGCGCGCGCCGAGCTTGATGGTGTCCTCGA
Protein-coding sequences here:
- a CDS encoding protein kinase domain-containing protein, whose protein sequence is MRLCVGDIVDDRFEIERVAGAGGMATVYRALDRHTGLRVALKRVRDEDTEMARRFDHEVQSLAELRHPHVVRYVAHGSMATGGRWLAMEWLEGEDLAARLTRGRLSIEDTIKLGARVARALEAAHHHEVIHRDIKPSNLLLIGSSVEEVRLIDFGIAQTVRTSRRVTESGMTIGTPGYMAPEQARGETPRVDGRADLFSLGAVLFECVTGRPAFEGTHVMALLARLLFEEVPRLRDLRPETPRALDELVASLLAKDPDGRPRDAGVVARALESMDVDRGSMRPPPGRADLGHTERRLFSIVAVLPHAPEETGPRAEPQQHGNVRVTAIEQAVRPFGAHASALANGALFVTLSGEGSASDLAIRAARAALALRPLLPPSAIALVTGLGEADGKAPIGEIAERAVVLLKDGARHAWGSVLMDEVTAALLDGRFAVALASGDFVLEGEREAPAEARTLLGRASPYLGRDRELRMIEELVHASFDEREARAVLVIGAAGMGKSRLRREVETRIAAAWPDAVIELGRGDLLGQGSPFSVIAAALQHTARITAGEPFAVRRQKLEDTFGKHLAPDRQRHVLEFLGEMVGIPYPDDQSPKLRAARQSAALMADRIREVYVDLLAAELSARPRLLVLEDLQWGDAASIKLVDAALRALPHRPFVVLALGRPEVRQLFPRLWEQHDAQEIRLRALSGRAATELVRHYMGDRISAEEIDRVVARAGGNAFYLEELVRAVAEGRGGEVPETALGLVESRLAALGPEERRLLRVASVFGEAFWADALATVAGEPLESVTTMLACLEARELAFRRKTSRFSGRVEYAFRHSLLQEGSYATLTERDRALAHARAGAWLLAAGEKDPKVLAEHFGRAGDASRAIGYYVRAAEQSLAAGDNKAAVSLADAALGLGAAGADAAVLRAIQTDAWTWSCQYVRAHEAAQVALFLAEPGSLSHIRALGGVISNGLMLRRFDVLGDAMAELLHVVPQPEAIPALAWAFTMAMNTQLLTGQWASAKRYLRRMEDLSMGLAAVDPSVMAWLAHAQGCWARHVEQDLWDALELHRLSARGFREAGDQRYGPHAEIHVASLLLALGAFEEASALVERALAASPPGSQAVLLGRCVLSSIALDRGAIAEGIRLGEAVAKEADALDEGLLGLYARLAILEARVEGGDLDDVEPALVDLEPAVKGMPLAELWHTTVRAAARLSAGRADEAQALCEEALAQGEALGVVDHRRRVALGLVLFQAFDALGERGKAVTTLVHLKEATEAQLEKIADPALRESYLGRVPVHVRLCTLLETYG